One window from the genome of Helicobacter pylori encodes:
- a CDS encoding ribbon-helix-helix domain-containing protein has protein sequence MELGNKNIKPGRKRVAVDELKRNFSVTFYLSKDEHDVLRRLADGEVESVNSFVKRHILKTIIYKKGTNQDPSINYDSSSRL, from the coding sequence ATGGAATTAGGAAATAAAAATATAAAACCCGGTCGCAAGCGTGTCGCTGTAGATGAGTTGAAACGCAATTTTTCAGTTACTTTTTATCTCTCTAAAGATGAGCATGATGTTTTAAGACGACTAGCGGATGGAGAAGTAGAAAGCGTTAATTCCTTTGTCAAACGCCACATTTTAAAAACAATCATTTATAAAAAAGGCACTAACCAAGATCCTTCTATCAATTATGATTCTTCTAGTAGGCTTTAA